In Fibrobacter sp., the sequence TGCGCGTCTGGTCAGTGAAAAACTGTGCAAGCCGGAAGAAATACTCGCGGTTACATTTACAAACAAAGCAGCTAAGGAAATGAAGGAGAGGGTCGCAGACCTGACATCCGCAAAGATTGCGGACCGGATGACCCTGTGCACTTTTCATAGCCTGGGGGTAAAAATCCTGCGCGAGGACGGAGAGGCATGCGGCCTGAAAAAGAATTTTTCCATCATTGATGAGCACGAAAAAATTGCCACACTCAAGAGTATCATGCGTGCAACAGGTGTTCGGGGGCTCAAAGATCAGGATCCCCTGGAATTCGCAACTGTTATCAGTCTTGCCAAAAACTCATCCCTTGACCCTGACACTTACAAAAAAGAAAACCCAGATGAACGCAAAATCAGCCGGGTTTA encodes:
- a CDS encoding UvrD-helicase domain-containing protein, producing the protein MTDFTKGLNENQKKAVLHNKGPLLVLAGAGSGKTRVLTMRIARLVSEKLCKPEEILAVTFTNKAAKEMKERVADLTSAKIADRMTLCTFHSLGVKILREDGEACGLKKNFSIIDEHEKIATLKSIMRATGVRGLKDQDPLEFATVISLAKNSSLDPDTYKKENPDERKISRVYNSYSSILLKRQTVDFDDLLLLPLKILTSNPDILHKYQKRYKYISID